From Camelus bactrianus isolate YW-2024 breed Bactrian camel chromosome 16, ASM4877302v1, whole genome shotgun sequence, the proteins below share one genomic window:
- the DUS1L gene encoding tRNA-dihydrouridine(16/17) synthase [NAD(P)(+)]-like, giving the protein MPKLQGFEFWSRTLGGARHVVAPMVDQSELAWRLLSRRHGAQLCYTPMLHAQVFVRDANYRKENLYCEVCPEDRPLIVQFCANDPEVFVQAALLAQDYCDAIDLNLGCPQMIAKRGHYGAFLQEEWDLLQRMILLAHEKLSVPVTCKIRVFPEIDKTVRYAQMLEKAGCQLLTVHGRTKEQKGPLSGSASWEHIKAVRKAVAIPVFANGNIQCLRDVERCLQDTGVQGVMSAEGNLHNPALFEGRSPAVWELAEEYLDIVRQHPCPLSYVRAHLFKLWHHTLQVHQQLREELAKVKTLEGVVAVSRELRLRCQEDISRQKEGEKPSGSLPFSHWICQPYFRPGPREGSKEGGAARSKRALEDEEGITDILSKNKQKKQLRNPHKTFDPSLKPKYAKCDQCGNPKGSRCVFNLCRGCCKKRAFRETADCPGHGLLFKTKLEKSLAWKGARPQLQEAQQAGPGEASGFPEVVGSALA; this is encoded by the exons ATGCCAAAGCTGCAGGGCTTCGAGTTCTGGAGCCGCACCCTGGGGGGGGCCCGCCACGTGGTGGCCCCCATGGTGGACCAAAGCGAGCTGGCCTGGAGGCTGCTGAGTCGCCGCCACGGGGCCCAGCTGTGCTACACGCCCATGCTGCACGCCCAGGTCTTCGTCCGCGATGCCAACTACCGCAAAGAGAACCTGTACTGCGAAGTGTGCCCCGAGGACCGGCCCCTCATCGTGCAG TTCTGTGCCAATGACCCAGAGGTGTTTGTCCAGGCGGCTCTCCTGGCGCAGGATTACTGTGACGCCATTGACCTGAATCTGGGTTGCCCGCAGATGATAGCCAAGCGCG GTCACTACGGCGCCTTTCTGCAGGAGGAGTGGGACCTGCTCCAGAGAATGA TTCTGCTCGCTCACGAGAAGCTCTCCGTCCCCGTCACGTGCAAGATCCGCGTCTTCCCAGAGATCGACAAGACCGTGCGGTACGCCCAGATGCTGGAGAAGGCTGGCTGCCAG TTGCTGACAGTGCACGGCCGCACCAAAGAGCAAAAGGGGCCCCTGTCCGGCAGCGCGTCCTGGGAGCACATCAAGGCTGTGCG GAAGGCGGTGGCCATCCCTGTGTTTGCCAACGGGAACATCCAGTGTCTGCGGGATGTGGAGCGCTGCCTCCAGGACACGGGGGTACAGGGGGTCATGAGTGCAG AGGGAAACCTGCACAACCCTGCCCTGTTTGAGGGCCGCAGCCCCGCCGTCTGGGAGCTGGCCGAGGAGTACCTGGACATTGTGCGCCAGCACCCCTGCCCCCTGTCCTACGTCCGTGCCCACCTCTTCAAGCTGTGGCACCACAC GCTGCAGGTGCATCAGCAGCTTCGTGAGGAGCTCGCCAAGGTGAAGACCCTGGAGGGCGTTGTGGCGGTGAGCCGGGAGCTGAGGCTGCGGTGTCAG GAGGATATATCCaggcagaaggagggagagaagcctTCGGGCAGCTTGCCTTTCTCCCACTGGATCTGCCAGCCCTATTTCCGGCCAGG gcccagggaggggagcaaGGAAGGTGGGGCTGCCCGCAGCAAGCGGGCCCTGGAGGACGAGGAGGGCATCACGGACATCTTGTCCAAGAATAAGCAGAAGAAGCAGCTGAGGAACCCCCACAAGACCTTCGACCCCTCACTGAAGC cAAAATATGCCAAGTGTGATCAGTGTGGAAACCCAAAG GGCAGCAGGTGTGTGTTTAACCTCTGCCGTGGCTGCTGCAAGAAGCGAGCTTTCCGAGAAACCGCTGACTGCCCAG GTCATGGGCTGCTCTTTAAAACCAAACTGGAGAAGTCCCTGGCCTGGAAGGGGGCCCGGCCCCAGCTGCAGGAAGCTCagcaggcagggcctggggaagCAAGTGGCTTTCCTGAGGTCGTGGGCAGTGCCCTGGCCTGA